The genomic interval CACCGGCATTGCCGGCCAGGTTGTCACGGTCATTGATGCCCGAAAACTGGAGGTGGTCAAGCAGATTGAAGTAGGCATCGGCCCCCATGGAGTGCGGGCCAGCCGGGACGGTCGAACCGCCTACGTGGCCCTGGTGCCCCAGAACCGCGTGGCCATCCTCGATCTGACTACGCTTACCGTAGACCGCTATCTGGAGCCGGGCAACGGTCCCTTCTGGATTGCCATCCCTGGAAATCCCTGACCTGGCCCTGCTATGCCCGACCGCCGCACGTTTCTACGCGCGTTGCTGGGCACGACGGCTGCCCTGGCGGTGCCCGGTCTATGGACGGCCGGGTGCCGTCGGGAGCCGGCCGACGCCGCCACCATCGCGCCCTCGCTACGCCGAGATACGCCGACCGGTCCCACCCGCACCGTTCGACTTCGAGCGGAGGAGATCGAAGTCGAGGTCGCACCGGGGCACGTCTACCGCACCTGGGGCTACAACGGCGCCTTCCCCGGGCCGGAGCTTCGGGTGCGCGAGGGCGAACAGCTGCAGGTCGTGGTCGAGAACCACCTGCCTGAAGGGACTACCATCCACTGGCACGGCGTGCCGGTCCCCAATGCCATGGACGGCGTGCCCGGTCTGACGCAGGACCCCATCGCGCCGGGCCAGACGTTCACCTATACGTTCGTGGCCGCTCCCTCCGGTAGCTATCTTTACCACAGCCACGTGGGCCTGCAGCTCGATCGCGGTCTGCTCGGCGCTTTAATTATCGAAGAAACGACTCCCCATGTCTCCTACGACCGGGAGTACACGCTGGTGCTGGACGACTTCCTACCGGGTGAACCCCGGCCGCTCACCGCTGCGACGCCCGGTATGCGGGGCCGGGGCATGATGGGACGCGGGATGATGGGCGGCATGATGGGTGTGCAGGTGCCCCCGTACGCCGGTTCACTCATCAACGGCCGCCTGCCCGAGGCGGCTCCGGTCTTCGAAGTGCGGCGTGGCGAGCGGGTGCGCCTCCGCCTGCTGAATCCCTCCGGGGCCAGCACCTTTCGCTTTGCCATCGACGGCCATGCGATGCTCGTCACCCATGCCGATGGCCGCCCGGTCGAACCCGTCCGCGTCGACAACCTGCTCATCGGAATGGGCGAACGCTACGACGTAATCATCGAAGCCGACAACCCCGGTCGCTGGGCCATTGTGGCCGTTCCGGTCGAGGGCACGCACCCGCCGGCCCGGGCCGTGCTCCACTACCGGGAAAGCCGGGCACGCGGCCTGCTCTTCGGCCTGCCCGAAACACTCCGCGGCCGTCCGCTCGACTACAGCGATCTGAAATGCCTCGAAATGCTACCGGCACAGCGGCCGGATCGCTCCTTCGATCTGCTGCTTTCAGGCGGCATGATGATGGACCCGCGCTGGACAATCAACGGCCAGGCCTATCCGGACGCTGAGCCGCTGGAAATCGCCCGGGGCGAGCGCGTGCGCTTCCGCATGGTCAACCACAGCATGATGCTGCACCCGATGCACCTGCACGGCCACTTCTTCCGCGTGGGCGATGCCCTGAAAGATACCGTGCTGGTGCCGCCGCATATAGGACGTGTCGTGTTCGACTTTGTGGCCGACAACCCCGGACGCTGGTTCTTCCACTGCCACAACCTCTACCACCTCGAAAGCGGCATGGCCCGCGAAGTCCGCTACCGCGCCTGATCAGGTCCACGCCGCCGGTTCGGGCACCCGAAGTGGCGGCAGCGCCGCTTCGATGTCGGCCCGGTGCGGCTCCAGCCAGGGCGGCAGCACCAGCTTTTCGCCCAGGTGGGCCGGCTCCTCGTCGCGGGCAAAACCGGGTCCGTCGGTGGCCAGCTCGAAGAGCACACCACCCGGCTCCCGGAAATAAACCGAGGTGAACCAGAACCGGTCGATCAGCCCGGTCGGCCGAAGACCGGCCTCGGCCAGCGCCCGCCGTAACCCGTCCTCCTCGGCTACGTCGCGCGTGCGCCAGGCCACGTGATGCACACCGCCTCGCCCATCACGCCCCGACATGGCGCCGGGCAGCACCTGCACGTCCACCAGCTGCCCCGGCGCACCTTCCTCGACGGCGTAGCGATACCAGACTCCTTCTGCTGCAAGGCGCCGGAAGCCCAGGTGTTCGGTCAGCACCTGCTCGGTGGGCGCCAGCTCCCGCTCCCAGAGCTGCACCGAGTGAAAGCCCCGCAGTTGATGCGCGGGCGGCACCGGACTGTCGTCCCAGGGCACGAACGGCCGCTCCTGCTCGGTCGCCACCAGCGCCAGCCGGAGCCCGTGTGGATCCTGAAAGCGCAACACCGCCTCCCCAAAGGGCGAGGTGGTCGGCTCGAAGGCCACCCCATAGCGGGTCAGGCGCTGCTGCCAGTAATCCAGACTCTCGGGGTGCACGGCGAACGCCACCGTCATCACGCGTCCCGTCCCCTCACGAGCGGGCGGCAGGTCCGGCCACGGGAAGAACGTCAGGTCGGTACCTGGCGTCCCGGCCCCGTCCGCATAGAACAGATGATAGGTGGTGGGATCGTCCTGATTGACCGACCGCTTCACCAGTCGCAGCCCCAGCACCCCGACGTAGAAATCAAGGTTCTCCTGAGCCGGACCGCAGATTGCCGTCACGTGATGAATTCCGTGCACGCCCATGGTCGCTCCGGAAGTGGCTCTCCTTTCCGGTTAGAACCGGCCGGATCGCACACTTGTTGCAACAGACAAGTAACAGCAGGCTCAAGTGGCGGTCGTGCCGGTCCAGGACGGCGGGTCGCTGGCCGGGAACGACTCCTCGCCGGCCTCCTGCACTTCGTCCAGCGGTTCATCGGCGGGCAGCGTTACCAGGAGAGCCCGGCAGGCCGTCGTGCCCGGAATATGCAGACGGTGTCCGCTTCCTGACGTATCCTCGAAAAGGACGGCTTCGCCCGGACCGAAGCGCCGGGGGGCCTGATCGGGTACGATCACGTCGATCTCCCCTTCCAGCACCACCAGTAACTGCCGGGTGCCCACCGTACGCCAGTCGTGCGCATGCCCGGCCGGCGCTTCCAGGAATTGAATATGCCCGGCCGACCAGCGCTTGGAAAGCAATCCATCGGCACCGGCATCCCGAAGCTTCAGTTCCCATCGGCCGAAAACGGCCCGCCCATCCGGGCCGGTATAAACACGGGTGATCTGCATGGCGGTTGCGCTTTATGTTTTTCACCACAGGCTTTCAATGATCTTACGCGCAACCCGAAAGCAGGTCAACGACGCAATTGCTACAGATAGGATAAAAAAGTACGGCGGTGCCTGCGCGGGCTCTATGCATACGAGCGCCTGAGGGGGAGCTCGGGTACGAACCAGGTGGCGATCAGTCCGGCCACAACCAGCGCCAGCACGTAGCGATAGATGCGGCCGATGGCTTCGGCGAACGCCCGACGCAACTGCTGGAGCACCTGCTCCCGAGCCTGGCCGATCTCCCGCTGAATCAGCGCCTGCAGGGCCTCGGTCGAAGCTTCGCGGCGGGCCGCCTCCTGCAGACGTGCCTTCACGGTAGGCGGCAGCGGTGCAGCCTGAAGCGTCCGCGCCAGCCGGCCGTCGTCGTGGGATGCCAGCGCGGTTTCGATCTGCACGGCCAGCGAATCGAACCGGGCCTGAACGGCCTCCAGCCCACCCCGCTGCCCTTCCTGAAATCCGAGCTGTGCAGTCGCCTCCTGCGGCACATACGCCGCCAGCGAAGCGGCCAGCACGGTACCCATGACGGCCGTTCCCACCACCCCGCCGATCTGACGGGCAAGCATGGCCGCGCTGGTGGCCTGTCCCAGCCTGCGCACGTCCACGGCGTTCTGAATGGCCAGCGGAAACAGCGGCATGGTCGGTCCCAGTCCCAGCCCGCACAGCGCCAGGTAGAGCGCCACAAGCCCGGGCGGCGTCTCCGGTGTGAGCGTCGTCAGCAGCCCCACGGCCACCAGCACGAGCAGCTCACCGCCCAGCATGAAGCGCCGGTAGTGTCCGAAGCGCGAGACCAGCTGACCGGAGACGGTCGAACCCGTGGCCACGCCCAGCGAGAAAGGGATCATGCTGAGCCCGGCCACCGTGGCCGAAACGCCGGCCACGTTGATCAGAAATAGCGGCGCGAACAGCACGATGTTCAGAAAGGCCGCGCCCATCAGAAACAGCGCAATGACCGAAGTCGTGAAGACGCGCTCGCGGAACAGCTCCAGGTCCAAGATTGGCGAAGGCGAGCGCCGGGCCTGCCGCACGAACAGCACCAGAAGCAGCGCGGCCAGCACGAACAGGCCGATGGTCTCCGGCGCGTCCCAGGGATGCGCCTGTTTGTCGAGTTGCAGGGCCAGTACGAGCGCGGCCAGCGCCCCGGAAAACAGCACCGTCGAGTTCCAGTCCAGCACGCGATGCGTAGCCGGCGGCTGAAGCGTCGGCATCTTGCTCCAGATGAAGCCAAGCGCGAGCAGGCCGAACGGAAGGTTCACGTAAAAGACCCAGCGCCAG from Rhodothermus marinus carries:
- a CDS encoding multicopper oxidase family protein, which produces MPDRRTFLRALLGTTAALAVPGLWTAGCRREPADAATIAPSLRRDTPTGPTRTVRLRAEEIEVEVAPGHVYRTWGYNGAFPGPELRVREGEQLQVVVENHLPEGTTIHWHGVPVPNAMDGVPGLTQDPIAPGQTFTYTFVAAPSGSYLYHSHVGLQLDRGLLGALIIEETTPHVSYDREYTLVLDDFLPGEPRPLTAATPGMRGRGMMGRGMMGGMMGVQVPPYAGSLINGRLPEAAPVFEVRRGERVRLRLLNPSGASTFRFAIDGHAMLVTHADGRPVEPVRVDNLLIGMGERYDVIIEADNPGRWAIVAVPVEGTHPPARAVLHYRESRARGLLFGLPETLRGRPLDYSDLKCLEMLPAQRPDRSFDLLLSGGMMMDPRWTINGQAYPDAEPLEIARGERVRFRMVNHSMMLHPMHLHGHFFRVGDALKDTVLVPPHIGRVVFDFVADNPGRWFFHCHNLYHLESGMAREVRYRA
- a CDS encoding ring-cleaving dioxygenase, translating into MGVHGIHHVTAICGPAQENLDFYVGVLGLRLVKRSVNQDDPTTYHLFYADGAGTPGTDLTFFPWPDLPPAREGTGRVMTVAFAVHPESLDYWQQRLTRYGVAFEPTTSPFGEAVLRFQDPHGLRLALVATEQERPFVPWDDSPVPPAHQLRGFHSVQLWERELAPTEQVLTEHLGFRRLAAEGVWYRYAVEEGAPGQLVDVQVLPGAMSGRDGRGGVHHVAWRTRDVAEEDGLRRALAEAGLRPTGLIDRFWFTSVYFREPGGVLFELATDGPGFARDEEPAHLGEKLVLPPWLEPHRADIEAALPPLRVPEPAAWT
- a CDS encoding cupin domain-containing protein codes for the protein MQITRVYTGPDGRAVFGRWELKLRDAGADGLLSKRWSAGHIQFLEAPAGHAHDWRTVGTRQLLVVLEGEIDVIVPDQAPRRFGPGEAVLFEDTSGSGHRLHIPGTTACRALLVTLPADEPLDEVQEAGEESFPASDPPSWTGTTAT
- a CDS encoding MDR family MFS transporter, giving the protein MNLLASPERRYTLAGVLLALFLGALDQTIVATALPRIVADLQGLDRYAWIVTIYLLTFTVATPIYGKLADLYSRKAIELAAIGIFLGGSFLCGLAGEFGPLPLLGDGMNQLIVFRALQGLGGGGLFSLAFIIIADLFPPAERGRYQGFVGAVFALASVLGPFIGGVLTDHGDVLVPGIEGWRWVFYVNLPFGLLALGFIWSKMPTLQPPATHRVLDWNSTVLFSGALAALVLALQLDKQAHPWDAPETIGLFVLAALLLVLFVRQARRSPSPILDLELFRERVFTTSVIALFLMGAAFLNIVLFAPLFLINVAGVSATVAGLSMIPFSLGVATGSTVSGQLVSRFGHYRRFMLGGELLVLVAVGLLTTLTPETPPGLVALYLALCGLGLGPTMPLFPLAIQNAVDVRRLGQATSAAMLARQIGGVVGTAVMGTVLAASLAAYVPQEATAQLGFQEGQRGGLEAVQARFDSLAVQIETALASHDDGRLARTLQAAPLPPTVKARLQEAARREASTEALQALIQREIGQAREQVLQQLRRAFAEAIGRIYRYVLALVVAGLIATWFVPELPLRRSYA